Proteins encoded by one window of Aspergillus puulaauensis MK2 DNA, chromosome 4, nearly complete sequence:
- a CDS encoding uncharacterized protein (InterPro:IPR036236,IPR013087;~PFAM:PF00096) has product MANGPPTRSSYDMATLADWGSALSPSCPNDGEAADESIFFPVPSIVDSAHQPPIFECKWLGCRSSACFRREADLIRHLKTIHIAPNAYPCPEPNCGVAFGRKDHLKAHEKTHQKPSHNNRRRRK; this is encoded by the exons ATGGCCAATGGGCCTCCCACCCGCTCCAGCTATGATATGGCTACCTTGGCGGACTGGGGCTCGGCCTTGTCCCCATCCTGCCCCAATGATGGCGAAGCAGCTGACGAATCCATCTT CTTTCCTGTTCCCTCCATCGTGGATAGCGCCCATCAACCCCCTATCTTCGAATGCAAATGGCTTGGCTGCCGCAGTTCTGCCTGTTTCCGTCGTGAGGCTGACTTGATACGCCATCTGAAGACAATCCATATTGCTCCCAACGCGTATCCCTGCCCTGAACCTAACTGCGGCGTGGCCTTTGGCAGGAAAGACCACCTAAAGGCACACGAAAAGACGCACCAGAAGCCAAGCCATAACAACCGCCGCCGTCGAAAATAG
- a CDS encoding 2,4,5-trihydroxytoluene oxygenase (COG:S;~EggNog:ENOG410PUDH;~InterPro:IPR004360,IPR037523,IPR029068;~PFAM:PF00903) codes for MPNSSDRRVQLLKTAFVVYNHADLDKAKEFLLDFGLHVAFEKPGQKIYFKGYGTEPYVYVACKADTSSFGGGGYVVDSFTELEKARQIPGASPIMQLEDEAGGGQLVTLTDPFGHKVHLIWGWHERPAEPMKLEKLVVNYEDEKPRKGQFQRFKPGPAPVHRWGHYGVTYPEGQYQAIYDWYTQNLSLAASDIVYKDGRPTTCFFHVDRGQVYTDHHAFFFKKAKPGEPLNVAHAAFEVHDFDVQQLGHDYLASKGHELCWGVGRHVLGSQIFDYWFDSSRFVVEHYADGDLVNCDTPISHVQAGPDALSVWGPPVPKVF; via the exons ATGCCCAACTCTTCGGACCGCCGAGTCCAGCTGCTGAAGACTGCTTTCGTTGTCTACAACCACGCAGACCTCGACAAAGCAAAGGAGTTCCTACTTGACTTTGGTCTACATGTTGCGTTTGAGAAGCCGGGTCAAAAGATATATTTCAAAGGCTATGGCACCGAGCCGTACGTCTACGTGGCCTGCAAGGCTGATACATCCAGCTTTGGGGGCGGTGGATACGTTGTTGATTCGTTCACCGAGCTTGAGAAGGCTCGGCAAATCCCCGGAGCAAGCCCTATTATGCAACTGGAAGACGAAGCTGGCGGAGGTCAGCTGGTTACCCTAACCGATCCATTTGGCCACAAGGTACATCTCATCTGGGGGTGGCATGAAAGACCAGCTGAACCGATGAAACTTGAAAAGTTGGTGGTCAACTACGAGGACGAGAAGCCACGAAAGGGCCAATTCCAACGGTTCAAGCCTGGCCCAGCCCCAGTTCATCGCTGGGGCCATTATGGGGTCACGTACCCCGAGGGCCAGTACCAAGCAATATATGACTGGTACACGCAGAATCTGAGCCTAGCAGCATCAGACATCGTGTACAAGGACGGAAGGCCAACCACCTGTTTTTTCCACGTTGATCGAGGTCAGGTTTATACCGATCACCATGCGTTCTTTTTCAAGAAGGCCAAACCGGGAGAACCTCTGAACGTGGCCCATGCAGCATTTGAGGTACATGATTTTGACGTCCAGCAGCTGGGACACGACTACCTTGCTTCAAAGGGCCATGAGCTCTGCTGGGGCGTTGGACGA CACGTTCTAGGTAGCCAAATCTTCGATTACTGGTTTGATTCCAGCCGCTTTGTCGTG GAACATTACGCTGATGGAGATCTCGTGAATTGCGACACACCAATTTCTCACGTCCAGGCAGGGCCCGATGCCTTATCTGTATGGGGTCCTCCAGTACCCAAAGTTTTTTAA
- a CDS encoding flavin-containing monooxygenase (COG:Q;~EggNog:ENOG410PUDG;~InterPro:IPR020946,IPR036188;~PFAM:PF07992,PF13738,PF13450;~go_function: GO:0004499 - N,N-dimethylaniline monooxygenase activity [Evidence IEA];~go_function: GO:0050660 - flavin adenine dinucleotide binding [Evidence IEA];~go_function: GO:0050661 - NADP binding [Evidence IEA];~go_process: GO:0055114 - oxidation-reduction process [Evidence IEA]): protein MGSNGPQKTFHCDALIVGAGFSGIYGLHKLRKLGLTVQVFEAGGDLGGVWHWNRYPGARVDSEWPYYQLSLPEVWKDFYFTERFSSSEEVRAYFAHADRVLDLKKDIQFNARVNSATWDATTCRWTVTTEAGHVGVAKYLCLFTGLLHRQHLPEFPGLETYKGQTYHSTAWPEDVDITGKRVAVIGAGATAVQVVQEVAKKASHLAMFMRRPSLCLPLGNRDISEGEQDSWKPYLRILFDAGRKSAGGFPRPPPTKGIFELSDAERDEHYETIWKSGAFNFFGGNFRETLVDHRANRIAYDFWAKKTRARFSNPVKRDLMAPLEPPYPILTRRSPLESDYYDCLDQDHVEIVPLLQTPFQTFTETGIQTADGRLRDFDYVILATGFESFTGSVATMNVKSKDGVDMKDIWAEGIRTYLGMLVHGFPNCFLSYSPQGTSLTSSTKAARDNEMTAPTALSNGPTILECQVDFIVDAIDKMEKQGLATIEPTAEAEEQWRQKIIDASSPTLLAETDSWWTVTNIPGAKKQFLSYIGGIDRYEAECRNALETWKGFHIQEAMNDAARL from the exons ATGGGCTCTAACGGCCCCCAGAAGACATTCCACTGCGACGCACTGATCGTGGGCGCAGGGTTCAGTGGGATATACGGTCTCCACAAACTGCGCAAGCTTGGCCTAACAGTCCAGGTGTTTGAAGCCGGAGGTGATCTGGGCGGCGTATGGCACTGGAACCGCTATCCAGGCGCGAGAGTCGACTCAGAATGGCCGTATTACCAGCTCAGTCTCCCAGAAGTGTGGAAGGACTTTTATTTCACCGAGCGCTTCTCCAGCAGTGAAGAAGTCAGAGCGTACTTTGCGCATGCGGACAGGGTTCTAGACCTGAAGAAGGATATCCAATTCAACGCACGAGTCAACTCGGCCACCTGGGACGCAACCACGTGTCGGTGGACAGTCACGACGGAGGCAGGGCATGTAGGGGTCGCCAAGTATCTCTGCCTCTTTACTGGTCTACTGCATCGCCAGCACTTGCCCGAGTTTCCAGGGTTGGAAACATACAAGGGACAGACTTACCACTCCACTGCTTGGcccgaggatgtcgatatcACTGGCAAAAGGGTTGCTGTAATCGGAGCTGGTGCAACTGCGGTGCAAGTGGTTCAGGAAGTCGCCAAAAAGGCGAGTCACCTGGCGATGTTCATGCGAAGACCCAGTCTCTGCTTACCCCTGGGCAACCGAGACATCAGCGAGGGAGAGCAGGACTCGTGGAAACCCTACTTGAGGATTCTGTTTGATGCTGGCAGGAAATCCGCCGGGGGATTTCCACGTCCGCCCCCTACGAAGGGCATCTTCGAGCTCTCAGACGCCGAACGAGACGAGCATTACGAGACAATATGGAAGTCTGGCGCATTTAACTTCTTCGGAGGCAACTTCCGTGAGACCTTGGTCGACCATCGAGCAAACCGCATAGCTTACGACTTCTGGGCAAAGAAGACGCGTGCGCGGTTCAGCAACCCTGTCAAGCGAGACCTGATGGCACCTCTCGAGCCTCCTTATCCAATTTTAACTCGACGGTCACCGTTGGAGAGCGACTACTACGACTGCCTGGATCAAGATCACGTCGAGATTGTGCCACTGTTGCAGACGCCCTTCCAGACATTCACGGAAACTGGCATCCAAACAGCGGACGGCCGCCTCCGTGACTTTGACTATGTTATACTTGCGACTGGCTTTGAAAGTTTCACCGGCTC AGTTGCGACTATGAACGTCAAAAGCAAGGACGGTGTAGATATGAAGGACATTTGGGCAGAGGGCATCCGCACATACCTGGGGATGCTCGTTCATGGCTTCCCCAATTGCTTCCTGAGTTACAGCCCTCAAGGTACGTCCCTGACCAGCAGCACAAAGGCAGCTCGTGATAACGAAATGACAGCACCAACTGCACTCTCCAACGGCCCGACCATCCTGGAGTGCCAGGTTGACTTCATAGTAGACGCAATCGAcaagatggagaagcagGGCCTGGCCACAATCGAACCAacggcagaggcagaggaacAATGGCGCCAAAAAATAATCGACGCCAGCAGCCCGACCCTCCTTGCAGAGACCGACTCCTGGTGGACGGTGACCAATATCCCGGGGGCGAAGAAGCAGTTTTTGTCGTATATTGGTGGCATTGACCGCTATGAAGCAGAGTGTCGAAATGCCTTGGAGACATGGAAAGGCTTTCATATCCAGGAAGCTATGAATGACGCTGCTCGACTCTGA
- a CDS encoding uncharacterized protein (COG:I;~EggNog:ENOG410PFZ4;~InterPro:IPR023606,IPR003673;~PFAM:PF02515;~go_function: GO:0008410 - CoA-transferase activity [Evidence IEA]), whose protein sequence is MAIGSYSVPKAAESLLLEGILQNPVLRHNIPTDASAFAEYTKFSGSDKPSVPINWRFAESISALKGLESLWLNALLKAKDHATLFFMSCLVLDVVGKDGKPENPNLSSMQRALSVFPMNRGESPVYRGAATNIYKTKDGRFYHLHGSMNAVPSLTALDLPLTADYTSEAEASRVIQDRVSQLDSQELDTLMNEEYRQAGTICYSTEEFKHGDHGKHNAQAGLYELRHVPNVNQQPAWWKDSADTGVSRPLAGLKVIDLTRVIAGPSITKGLAELGASVLRVTGPDVVDFVPLHGDLNWGKWNCSLDLKSPKGKKTLQDLIYEADVVLDGYRPGVMERLGFGREAVLGLVKDRPYGLVYARENCYGWHGPWQHRSGWQQISDAVCGVSLEYGRAMGLDEPATPVFPNSDYCTGVIGVSGILNGLLERGQKGGSVYVDIALNYYSQWLVNSVGVYPPVVWEEVWNKHQNLTFRHIQGMGTMIPAMLKSLAQNSGNVLFRPEFFETRHSAAVDRYFKAVRPILNFPGKEVNLCYNVGTRTNGHDAARWPEDLRSEVIV, encoded by the exons ATGGCCATCGGAAGTTATTCTGTTCCCAAGGCGGCCGAATCGCTCCTGCTTGAAGGAATACTGCAGAACCCTGTCCTGCGCCATAACATTCCTACAGACGCTTCCGCCTTTGCAGAGTATACGAAATTCTCTGGAAGTGACAAGCCCAGTGTGCCTATTAATTGGAGATTCGCCGAAAGCATCTCGGCGCTCAAAGGCCTGGAGTCTCTGTGGCTAAACGCACTGCTGAAGGCCAA GGACCATGCTACTCTGTTCTTCATGTCCTGCTTAGTGCTAGATGTCGTGGGCAAAGACGGTAAACCGGAAAATCCAAATCTATCCTCGATGCAGCGCGCCCTGTCTGTCTTCCCAATGAACCGGGGAGAGAGCCCTGTGTATCGAGGGGCGGCAACAAACATCTACAAGACCAAGGATGGTCGCTTCTACCATCTCCACG GGAGCATGAACGCGGTCCCATCGTTGACAGCTCTGGACCTCCCACTGACAGCAGACTATACAAGCGAGGCCGAGGCCAGCCGTGTCATCCAAGATCGCGTCTCTCAATTAGACTCTCAGGAGCTGGATACTTTGATGAACGAGGAATACCGCCAGGCAGGGACTATCTGCTACAGCACAGAGGAATTCAAACACGGCGACCACGGTAAACACAATGCGCAAGCTGGCCTCTACGAACTCCGTCATGTTCCCAATGTAAACCAGCAGCCAGCCTGGTGGAAGGACTCGGCAGACACCGGAGTTTCTCGCCCTTTGGCAGGATTGAAAGTTATTGACCTGACCAGAGTCATTGCCGGGCCATCTATAACAAAGGGCCTCGCAGAGCTTGGTGCCAGTGTGCTCAGAGTAACAGGCCCGGATGTTGTCGATTTTGTTCCACTCCATGGCGATCTGAACTGGGGGAAATGGAACTGCTCCCTTGATTTGAAGTCCCCTAAAGGCAAGAAGACATTACAGGATCTTATTTACGAGGCAGATGTTGTACTAGACGGATATCGGCCTGGGGTGATGGAGCGACTCGGGTTTGGAAGAGAGGCAGTTCTTGGCCTTGTCAAAGATCGCCCCTATGGCCTTGTCTACGCTCGCGAGAATTGCTATGGATGGCACGGTCCGTGGCAGCACAGGAGTGGCTGGCAGCAAATTAGTGATGCA GTATGCGGTGTTTCTCTTGAGTACGGCAGGGCTATGGGGCTCGATGAACCAGCTACCCCCGTCTTCCCAAATTCCGACTACTG CACTGGAGTTATCGGCGTCTCCGGCATCCTGAATGGTCTGCTCGAACGAGGCCAAAAGGGAGGATCGGTATACGTAGAT ATCGCCCTCAATTACTACTCCCAGTGGCTGGTGAATTCAGTCGGCGTTTACCCCCCCGTAGTATGGGAGGAAGTATGGAACAAGCATCAGAACTTGACATTCCGCCACATCCAAGGAATGGGGACGATGATCCCAGCTATGCTGAAATCATTGGCACAGAACAGTGGCAACGTGCTATTCCGGCCTGAGTTCTTTGAGACCCGCCACTCTGCAGCTGTTGACCGCTACTTTAAGGCAGTCAGGCCGATCCTGAACTTCCCAGGCAAAGAGGTCAACCTTTGCTATAACGTTGGGACTCGAACCAACGGTCATGATGCAGCCAGATGGCCAGAGGACCTGCGTAGTGAAGTTATTGTCTGA
- a CDS encoding uncharacterized protein (COG:M;~EggNog:ENOG410PY8W;~InterPro:IPR002110,IPR036770,IPR025676,IPR020683;~PFAM:PF12796,PF00023,PF13637,PF13606,PF14420;~go_function: GO:0005515 - protein binding [Evidence IEA]), giving the protein MDDSVWELYKPELHRLYIQQNKILSYVREYMASMYGFDETTAQYTKHFRKWGFQKNQKLSEQEGIFIGKRMDKRKREFEKKSEVHINGIEYAPRKLQKAIYGKAYVPTMQSHGFPGAPSPDTPEGIVVCTPATPSMQLDWNLALPWLRFSKLLRTEQTEVSSPAQQPSPTSTLAVASPREPNAISHTVKYQVVDRLRYLVPWDRLSHPIGVNSSSRTATGLRILMPEESEGQLHALAMRFSESKQSTTDSLGLEMFLLSNNLVSHGPDGKTFDSMRSHDKRVMEILRVSGWNTVAQLQILLSAKEPTAGAIAEKIFASALRILDEDVVEMMLEAGMSPDGCIDTVDNGSLTPLQFLATLGGIYTELIEVFISRGADLNKSYNDISALEYAVDFDNTVVIEVLLSRGARVTPSCLAAAARNIQDLSRFQRFLGPDTDVNERSGWQGPSPLAQAVSSGSIEIINLLLTRGADVNAFHEIDFNHDVGFTTVLGIAVQSGKLEIIEALLHACPDVNPEIEDGLPYVSPLAIAASTAKGWPGAVTLLLQAGVDISIADGCSERTLLELASRNTKNIGVFELLVGYGAMIDRPLSEKEHATSALLSAVKAGATELVSLLISMGARLNDVYSTPPGTALGAAIEKGDLDLIQMLQVAGAVSISPKLRRITNLETAEYLDEIGLLQGILDISGAEILKAALLAKDNNLAQRLLYRIVEFNTLGAEATDYNGRISQKTPLQTAITTKRLPVAYTILERGATVVDCDLAVAVQYTVKYNDTELLRRLLTRFQGSAPTAMAEAILSDRPDLLQLLLAAGLDATGQPQKFRCQSEVSEDSDIYFDPPESVLEILSQSNNRPMLETILHSCPWSPSLVGRALTLSIISSHIELATYLLSWHVDVNQEITIYHPEVEDEDGKPIPGYKIVVTPLQIAVRDQHVHVVEQMLGTHPAIDINYLGAGENRRTALQHAVENGNMELVNLLLHHGANINSTPARDGGATALQIASIRGYLGIARRLIELGAEINAAPARVNGRTALEGAAEHGRIDMIQMLLLGGASVTGDDGQRQYRRAIEFAERNGHNAAARLLISFEPRQEEMGPDSGDGVDGIKSADWGC; this is encoded by the exons ATGGATGACTCAGTATGGGAGTTATACAAGCCAGAGCTTCACCGGCTCTACATTCAACAGAACAAGATCTTGTCGTATGTCAGGGAGTACATGGCATCCATGTACGGCTTTGACGAGAC AACGGCTCAGTACACGAAGCACTTTAGGAAATGGGGGTTCCAAAAGAACCAAAAGCTCTCCGAGCAGGAGGGCATTTTTATCGGGAAACGCATGGACAAACGGAAACGGGAGTTTGAAAAGAAGAGTGAGGTACACATTAACGGCATTGAGTATGCGCCGCGCAAGCTCCAGAAGGCAATATATGGTAAAGCCTATGTGCCGACAATGCAGAGCCATGGCTTCCCTGGAG CTCCGTCGCCAGATACCCCCGAGGGCATCGTTGTCTGTACCCCGGCAACACCCAGCATGCAGCTTGATTGGAATCTGGCTCTCCCATGGCTGCGGTTTTCAAAGCTCTTGCGGACAGAACAGACCGAAG TCTCGTCTCCAGCTCAACAGCCGTCGCCGACCTCCACCTTGGCTGTAGCCTCTCCCCGAGAACCTAATGCTATATCACACACCGTGAAATACCAAGTGGTAGATCGTTTGAGATACCTTGTTCCCTGGGACCGGCTGTCTCACCCCATTGGTGTGAACAGCAGCTCGCGAACCGCTACCGGCCTGCGCATTCTAATGCCCGAAGAGTCCGAGGGCCAACTCCACGCTTTGGCGATGCGATTCTCCGAATCCAAGCAGTCCACAACTGATAGCCTGGGCCTGGAGATGTTTTTGCTATCCAATAACCTGGTTTCACACGGGCCAGACGGGAAAACATTCGATAGCATGAGATCTCATGATAAGCGGGTCATGGAGATCTTGCGAGTATCCGGATGGAATACCGTCGCGCAACTTCAAATCCTGCTATCAGCTAAGGAGCCAACAGCCGGCGCCATAGCAGAGAAGATTTTTGCTAGTGCCTTGCGAATTCTAGACGAAGACGTCGTTGAAATGATGCTTGAGGCTGGTATGAGCCCCGATGGCTGTATCGACACTGTGGACAATGGCTCTCTTACGCCGCTACAATTTCTTGCCACCCTTGGTGGCATTTACACGGAGCTTATTGAAGTTTTTATATCCCGCGGTGCAGACCTCAACAAATCATACAACGACATTTCAGCCCTTGAATATGCTGTTGATTTTGATAATACGGTCGTGATTGAGGTCTTGCTTTCCCGAGGTGCTCGTGTTACACCATCGTgtctcgctgctgctgcaaggAACATTCAGGATTTAAGCCGTTTCCAGAGGTTTCTAGGCCCCGATACAGATGTAAACGAACGGAGCGGGTGGCAGGGACCCAGTCCGCTAGCCCAGGCTGTGTCGTCAGGAAGCATTGAGATCATAAACCTCCTACTTACTAGGGGGGCCGATGTTAACGCATTCCATGAGATTGATTTCAATCACGACGTGGGATTCACTACGGTACTTGGAATTGCAGTGCAGTCAGGGAAGCTGGAAATCATTGAAGCTCTGCTACACGCTTGTCCGGACGTCAACCCCGAGATAGAAGACGGGCTGCCCTATGTTTCGCCGCTTGCCATAGCTGCGTCCACTGCTAAGGGATGGCCTGGGGCTGTtacccttcttctccaagcGGGAGTTGACATTTCTATTGCCGATGGCTGTAGCGAGCGGACCCTATTAGAACTTGCTAGTCGGAATACCAAGAATATTGGCGTTTTCGAGCTGTTGGTGGGGTACGGCGCAATGATAGACAGGCCACTGTCTGAGAAAGAACATGCTACGTCTGCCCTGCTTTCTGCTGTGAAAGCCGGTGCTACAGAGCTGGTCAGTTTGCTCATTAGTATGGGAGCGCGGCTCAACGATGTGTACAGCACCCCCCCTGGAACGGCACTTGGGGCAGCCATTGAAAAGGGAGATCTGGATCTTATTCAGATGTTGCAGGTTGCAGGAGCTGTTTCGATTAGCCCAAAGCTTAGACGCATCACCAATTTAGAAACTGCTGAGTATCTAGACGAAATCGGGCTGCTTCAAGGTATTCTGGATATATCCGGAGCCGAGATCCTGAAAGCTGCACTATTAGCAAAAGACAACAATCTGGCACAGAGACTGCTCTATCGTATTGTTGAGTTTAACACCCTCGGCGCAGAGGCGACGGACTATAACGGCCGTATATCCCAGAAGACGCCGCTGCAGACCGCAATTACCACGAAGCGTCTCCCTGTTGCATACACCATCCTCGAACGGGGGGCAACAGTCGTCGATTGTGACCTTGCAGTCGCGGTGCAATATACTGTTAAGTACAACGATACTGAATTGTTAAGGCGTCTACTCACGAGGTTCCAAGGGAGCGCTCCAACCGCAATGGCTGAAGCAATCCTATCAGACAGGCCGGacctccttcagctcctcctcgccgcggGTCTGGATGCAACGGGGCAGCCACAGAAATTTCGTTGTCAATCGGAGGTGTCTGAAGATAGCGACATCTACTTTGACCCCCCGGAGTCAGTTCTAGAAATACTATCCCAGTCGAACAACAGGCCAATGCTGGAAACAATTCTGCACAGCTGCCCCTGGAGTCCAAGTTTAGTAGGACGTGCTTTAACTTTATCAATCATCTCTAGCCACATCGAACTAGCGACATACCTGTTAAGCTGGCATGTGGACGTAAACCAAGAGATCACAATTTACCATCCGGAAgtggaggacgaagacggaAAGCCCATACCAGGGTATAAGATAGTGGTTACTCCCTTGCAAATTGCAGTGAGGGACCAGCATGTCCATGTTGTAGAACAAATGTTGGGTACACACCCCGCTATCGACATCAACTATTTGGGAGCAGGCGAAAACCGTCGCACAGCCCTACAGCATGCCGTGGAGAATGGAAACATGGAGTTGGTCAACTtacttcttcatcatggAGCCAATATAAATTCCACTCCCGCAAGAGACGGAGGGGCAACTGCACTCCAAATTGCATCAATCCGCGGATACCTGGGGATCGCGCGAAGGCTTATCGAGCTGGGCGCCGAGATCAATGCTGCCCCTGCAAGGGTGAATGGGAGAACGGCCCTTGAGGGAGCGGCAGAACACGGCCGGATTGATATGATCCAGATGCTCCTCCTAGGAGGGGCCTCAGTCACTGGTGATGATGGGCAGCGCCAATACCGCCGCGCGATTGAGTTTGCAGAGAGGAATGGGCATAATGCAGCTGCGCGACTGTTGATCTCTTTCGAGCCTCGGCAGGAGGAAATGGGGCCTGATTCaggcgatggtgttgatggtatAAAAAGTGCTGATTGGGGCTGTTAA
- a CDS encoding uncharacterized protein (COG:C;~EggNog:ENOG410Q9EB;~InterPro:IPR015590,IPR029510,IPR016161,IPR016162, IPR016163;~PFAM:PF00171;~go_function: GO:0016491 - oxidoreductase activity [Evidence IEA];~go_function: GO:0016620 - oxidoreductase activity, acting on the aldehyde or oxo group of donors, NAD or NADP as acceptor [Evidence IEA];~go_process: GO:0055114 - oxidation-reduction process [Evidence IEA]) produces the protein MATSKFPIPTQLFIHDKLVDSHSPERHSIYNPVDDSLFCDHVQYAAAEDVDAAVDAATAAFNGPWREYTAAQRGETLLDLAALLLAHKDELAWLDATPSGKPISAAIKEIEMGASILKYYAGWTDKYAGESFPADDGFLKIVRHEPLGVTVSINPWNGPIVILCLKLAPALATGNVMIIKPSEKTPFGAVRLAELATAAGIAPPGVIQALPGAGATGALLASHMKVRKVSFTGSTATGRRIQQAAASSNLKRVTLELGGKSPSAIFEDCNFDNAIWWSTFAITHNSGQACYAASRLYVQESIAGRFISAFTKAMSAKISQMGDPSNPDTQLGPLADKGQLGRVASFFEHDEGRTRVLVGGKQHGDKGCYWEPTVLLNPQENAQVYQEEIFGPVVCIKTFKDEADFLRMANDSEFGLMAGVFTQDINRAMRLSAALDSGVVGINCVSYINVQAPFGGSKQSGIGREMSHYALRSFTEPKTVLVNMTY, from the exons ATGGCTACCTCGAAGTTTCCAATCCCAACACAGCTGTTCATCCATGATAAG CTTGTAGATAGCCATTCTCCAGAGCGGCACTCAATTTACAATCCCGTGGATGACAGTCTCTTTTGCGACCACGTTCAGTATGCTGCTGCGGAAGACGTGGACGCTGCGGTGGATGCCGCAACCGCTGCCTTCAATGGGCCCTGGCGTGAATACACAGCTGCTCAACGGGGAGAGACGCTCCTAGATCTGGCTGCACTTCTTCTCGCACACAAGGATGAGTTGGCCTGGCTGGATGCGACTCCCAGTGGCAAGCCAATCTCAGCTGCCATCAAGGAGATTGAAATGGGAGCTAGCATTCTGAAAT ATTACGCTGGCTGGACCGACAAGTATGCCGGCGAATCATTCCCAGCCGATGATGGCTTCCTGAAGATTGTGCGCCATGAGCCTCTCGGTGTTACTGTCAGCATCAACCCATGGAACGGGCCTATCGTAATACTGTGTCTCAAACTCGCACCTGCTCTGGCCACCGGGAATGTCATGATTATAAAGCCCAGCGAGAAGACACCCTTCGGAGCTGTACGTCTGGCCGAACTCGCAACCGCAGCGGGAATTGCCCCCCCAGGAGTCATCCAGGCCCTCCCTGGCGCCGGTGCTACGGGTGCCTTGCTCGCAAGTCATATGAAAGTGCGAAAGGTGAGTTTCACTGGGTCTACAGCCACAGGTAGACGCATCCAGCAGGCCGCTGCCAGCAGCAATCTCAAACGGGTGACACTGGAACTGGGGGGAAAGTCGCCCTCCGCGATCTTCGAAGATTGTAACTTTGACAACGCGATCTGGTGGTCGACCTTTGCGATCACGCATAATTCCGGACAGGCCTGTTACGCTGCTAGCCGCCTTTACGTCCAAGAGAGCATCGCCGGCAGGTTCATCAGCGCCTTCACAAAGGCTATGTCGGCAAAGATCAGCCAAATGGGCGACCCCAGCAACCCAGATACCCAACTCGGTCCGCTAGCAGATAAGGGACAGTTGGGTCGAGTGGCCTCGTTCTTCGAGCATGACGAGGGCAGAACAAGAGTTCTTGTTGGTGGTAAGCAGCATGGCGATAAAGGGTGTTACTGGGAGCCCACGGTGCTTCTCAACCCGCAAGAGAATGCTCAAGTGTATCAAGAAGAGATATTCGGACCCGTGGTATGCATAAAAACATTCAAGGACGAGGCAGACTTCCTCCGCATGGCCAACGACTCGGAATTCGGTTTGATGGCGGGGGTCTTTACGCAGGATATAAACCGTGCGATGCGTCTCTCGGCAGCCCTGGATAGCGGCGTGGTAGGCATCAACTGCGTCAGTTATATCAATGTACAAGCTCCTTTTGGTGGCAGCAAGCAGTCGGGAATAGGCCGGGAGATGAGCCACTACGCTCTGCGCAGCTTCACCGAGCCCAAGACTGTGCTGGTCAA TATGACCTACtaa